The Henckelia pumila isolate YLH828 chromosome 2, ASM3356847v2, whole genome shotgun sequence genome includes a window with the following:
- the LOC140884576 gene encoding long-chain-alcohol O-fatty-acyltransferase-like has protein sequence MFDVDRFLLKIETQNPNPESDLDGYLTPIDTVNQSREIKLLIYIDQTNFSTPCLLKTIMWIIMNLDPEIDSFIKIWLTAITSMIFCHQIAARIPGGAARLLSILPIIYLFTILPTHLSSVLLGAPTMFYLVWLGNFKLLLFSFDIQGPLSSSSTPPLSLPHFVSIALLPIEMKETSSTKQITNPLLIYSKRKKAAAIFAIKCLILAAIVSSYKYRDFFHPYVILVLYILNVYLGEEIGLAISALPARAIPGLMEIEPQFKDPLLATSLQDFWGRRWNLPSSGILRPTVYRPIRRISERVLGKSWALSLAIVATFAVSGLMHQLLYYFLSRVRPTWEMTWFFVLHGFCVAAEVAAKKALAGRWRLHRMVSGPLTVAFVAVTAVWLFFSQIIRDGMERRAIDEYYVSFAATLKF, from the coding sequence ATGTTCGATGTTGATaggtttttattaaaaatagagACTCAAAATCCAAATCCAGAAAGTGATCTTGATGGGTATCTAACTCCGATCGATACTGTGAATCAAAGTAGAGaaatcaaattattaatttatatagatcAAACTAACTTCAGTACTCCATGCTTACTCAAAACAATCATGTGGATCATCATGAACTTGGATCCAGAGATTGACAGCTTCATCAAGATATGGCTAACAGCAATCACATCTATGATCTTCTGCCACCAGATCGCCGCCAGAATCCCAGGTGGCGCCGCCCGCCTCCTCTCCATCCTGCCCATCATCTACCTCTTCACCATTCTCCCCACCCACCTCTCCTCCGTGCTCCTCGGCGCACCCACTATGTTCTACCTTGTTTGGCTGGGTAACTTCAAGCTCCTCCTCTTCTCCTTCGATATTCAAGGCCCTTTATCTTCAAGTTCAACCCCGCCTCTTTCTCTCCCCCATTTCGTCTCCATAGCCCTCTTACCCATCGAAATGAAGGAAACCAGCTCTACCAAACAGATCACGAACCCATTATTAATATACTCAAAACGGAAGAAAGCAGCAGCAATCTTTGCCATCAAATGCTTGATTTTGGCAGCTATCGTTAGCTCATACAAGTACAGGGACTTCTTCCATCCGTACGTGATATTGGTTCTTTACATTCTGAATGTTTACCTAGGCGAGGAGATAGGTCTCGCCATTAGTGCCTTGCCTGCGCGAGCCATTCCTGGATTAATGGAGATCGAGCCGCAGTTCAAAGATCCTTTATTGGCCACATCGCTTCAAGATTTCTGGGGCCGGAGATGGAACCTCCCGTCCAGCGGTATTCTTCGCCCCACCGTGTACCGCCCCATCCGCCGTATCTCTGAGCGTGTATTGGGCAAAAGTTGGGCACTGTCGCTGGCGATAGTGGCGACTTTTGCGGTGTCCGGTCTCATGCACCAGTTGCTATATTACTTCTTGTCACGTGTCAGGCCCACGTGGGAGATGACGTGGTTCTTCGTCTTGCATGGGTTCTGCGTGGCTGCCGAGGTGGCGGCGAAGAAGGCCCTGGCCGGCCGGTGGCGGTTGCACAGGATGGTTTCGGGGCCGCTGACGGTGGCGTTTGTGGCGGTGACTGCTGTTTGGTTGTTCTTCTCGCAGATCATTAGGGATGGGATGGAGCGAAGAGCCATTGATGAGTACTACGTCTCCTTTGCTGCTACGcttaaattttaa